The following proteins come from a genomic window of Ruminococcaceae bacterium R-25:
- a CDS encoding von Willebrand factor type A domain-containing protein, whose protein sequence is MELKSPIALYICAGVALVCLITVFITIGMKKKYKGGKKAYLPEYLRKESVYKTRLFWYRILKYVLIFLIITSILLSGFLMARPFRTESKQLANYNRDIILCLDISSSVDNLNATLIDKLIEVVQELNGERFGIVIFNTSPCLLCPLTNDYQYICRELEKLRDYLSMRLDVTNGRLIPPANYQEASEYLENGTLVGWPDRGSSIIGEGLAGAVLDFYDVEEKPDRTRIIIFTSDNENAIRDGEEEIVTLPEAGEWAKERGITVFGIGTEMMEDADRQMMKSTVENTGGSFWYGEDKDVVSDIVSNLKKQMATLDDTQYEIIENELPEKPFCLLLLSISLMLLCAFVLKV, encoded by the coding sequence ATGGAATTAAAGAGTCCTATAGCTTTATATATCTGCGCAGGCGTCGCACTGGTCTGCCTTATCACTGTCTTCATCACGATAGGGATGAAGAAAAAGTATAAGGGCGGCAAAAAAGCATATCTGCCGGAATACCTGAGAAAAGAATCCGTTTATAAGACGAGGCTCTTCTGGTACAGGATACTTAAGTATGTCCTGATCTTCCTCATCATCACGAGCATCCTTTTGTCGGGCTTCCTTATGGCGCGCCCTTTCAGAACTGAATCCAAGCAGCTCGCAAACTATAACAGGGACATCATCCTCTGCTTAGACATTTCGAGCTCGGTAGATAACCTCAACGCAACGCTCATCGACAAGCTCATCGAAGTAGTTCAGGAGTTGAACGGCGAGAGATTCGGCATCGTTATCTTCAACACGTCGCCCTGCCTTCTCTGTCCGCTTACCAATGACTACCAGTACATCTGCAGAGAGCTCGAAAAATTAAGAGACTACCTGTCGATGAGACTCGACGTTACGAACGGCAGACTTATCCCTCCTGCGAACTATCAGGAGGCTTCCGAATATCTCGAAAACGGTACGCTCGTCGGCTGGCCTGACAGAGGATCTTCCATCATCGGAGAAGGTCTGGCAGGCGCTGTCCTTGACTTCTACGACGTTGAGGAAAAGCCTGACCGCACGAGGATCATCATTTTCACGAGCGACAACGAAAATGCCATCAGAGACGGCGAGGAAGAGATCGTAACTCTCCCTGAGGCCGGCGAATGGGCAAAGGAAAGAGGCATCACGGTTTTCGGAATCGGTACGGAAATGATGGAAGATGCTGACCGCCAGATGATGAAGTCCACCGTTGAGAATACGGGCGGATCATTCTGGTACGGCGAAGACAAAGACGTTGTTTCAGATATTGTTTCGAACCTTAAAAAACAAATGGCAACATTGGATGACACTCAGTATGAGATCATCGAAAACGAGCTCCCGGAAAAGCCCTTCTGCTTACTGCTCTTATCGATCTCACTCATGCTGCTTTGTGCATTCGTCCTGAAAGTGTGA
- a CDS encoding triacylglycerol lipase yields MFKERPAIKVLDGIFITGACLSTFLYQFSYWFIALTVVLTIMGFLFPGFFASGIAGFRLKTCSYGNTILSVFPFTLLVVIPPFIVSLFFHEQLGWPAIITYACVTFGILNLYFWVGIILVYLTSKQIGIRMRLLGLFCGMIPIANLFVLSIIFKTAGREVREESQRYWRNEERKALQICKTKYPILMVHGVFFRDSEHLNYWGRVPAELIKNGATIYYGGQESAGDVHTCAMQLKKAIVKCLEETGAEKVNIIAHSKGGLDSRYCVSMLGMAPYVASLTTINTPHHGCEFAEYLMNKAPEKLRNTVAAAYNKGARLAGDTNPDFIKAVTDLTKAGVEQLNKEMEPMAYQFDGIFTQSFGSKLNHAVNGRFPLNMSYHFVKHFDGYNDGLVGEESFKWGSDYHFLTNRGLRGISHADMIDLNRENIDGFDIREFYVNVVKGLKERGL; encoded by the coding sequence ATGTTTAAAGAAAGACCGGCAATAAAGGTTTTAGACGGCATATTCATAACCGGCGCATGCCTTTCAACGTTTCTTTATCAGTTCAGCTACTGGTTCATTGCTTTGACCGTAGTCTTAACCATAATGGGATTCCTGTTTCCGGGCTTTTTTGCTTCGGGCATTGCCGGCTTCAGGCTTAAGACATGCTCTTACGGCAATACGATCCTTTCCGTATTCCCGTTCACTCTGCTCGTCGTTATCCCGCCGTTTATAGTGTCGCTGTTCTTCCACGAGCAGCTGGGCTGGCCTGCGATAATCACCTATGCGTGCGTCACGTTCGGCATCTTAAACCTGTATTTCTGGGTCGGCATCATACTCGTTTACCTGACTTCAAAGCAGATCGGCATCAGGATGAGGCTTTTGGGCCTTTTCTGCGGCATGATCCCCATCGCCAATCTTTTCGTGCTCTCGATAATATTCAAGACTGCAGGAAGAGAAGTCCGCGAAGAGAGCCAGCGTTACTGGAGAAATGAAGAGAGAAAGGCCCTGCAGATCTGCAAGACCAAGTACCCGATCCTCATGGTCCACGGCGTTTTCTTCAGAGACTCAGAGCACTTGAATTACTGGGGCCGCGTCCCCGCCGAGCTCATCAAGAACGGCGCGACGATCTACTACGGCGGCCAGGAATCAGCAGGCGACGTCCATACTTGCGCCATGCAGCTTAAGAAAGCTATCGTTAAGTGTCTTGAAGAGACCGGCGCCGAAAAGGTTAACATTATAGCCCACAGTAAGGGCGGCCTTGATTCACGCTACTGCGTTTCCATGCTCGGCATGGCGCCTTATGTAGCATCACTTACGACCATCAACACGCCTCACCACGGCTGCGAATTCGCCGAGTACCTGATGAACAAGGCACCCGAAAAGCTTCGCAATACTGTCGCAGCAGCATACAACAAGGGCGCGAGACTTGCAGGTGACACCAACCCTGACTTCATCAAGGCAGTTACCGACCTGACAAAAGCAGGCGTCGAGCAGCTCAACAAAGAGATGGAGCCGATGGCATACCAGTTCGACGGCATCTTCACCCAGAGCTTCGGCTCTAAATTGAACCACGCCGTAAACGGCAGGTTTCCTTTGAATATGAGTTATCACTTCGTCAAGCATTTCGACGGTTACAACGACGGCCTTGTCGGCGAAGAATCCTTCAAGTGGGGTTCTGATTACCACTTCCTGACCAACCGCGGTCTCCGCGGCATCTCCCATGCCGACATGATCGACTTAAACCGCGAGAACATCGACGGCTTCGACATCAGAGAGTTCTATGTAAATGTCGTTAAGGGACTGAAGGAAAGAGGACTGTAA
- a CDS encoding putative multiple sugar transport system permease protein, with amino-acid sequence MGGNKVINFLRKYMMLIATVIVVIAFYFITGGKTLIPMNIDSLISQNAYVFVLGTGMLLCILTGGNIDLSVGSVICLAGSIGAIIMDKNIPWPVAVAVMLFIGLVVGIWHGFWIAYVKVPPFIATLVGMLAFRGLANIIMQGKDVPVENKSFLNFFGGSDSCYIPDFLAKVGKPIVIGDTTLNKTCMVFAILLAIGLVLFTFINRARLISKGYKVDNIITVIIKTIIIAAVIVWFGYKLACYKGIPTAFVWIALVLGIFAYITTKTTLGRNLYAVGGNEKATRLSGIDTRKVMFSAYTLMGVLAGLAGILVIARGQKASPTIGVGFEMDAIAACFIGGASAYGGTGSIGGVIIGAALMGIINQGMSIADTPVNYQKVVKGIVLILAVLFDVMMQMKRKGAKKAKNVAASEKGGANV; translated from the coding sequence ATGGGCGGAAATAAAGTTATAAATTTCTTGCGTAAATACATGATGCTTATCGCTACTGTTATCGTAGTCATCGCGTTCTACTTCATCACAGGCGGTAAGACATTAATCCCGATGAACATCGACAGTTTGATCTCGCAGAACGCATACGTTTTCGTACTCGGAACAGGTATGCTCCTCTGCATCCTTACCGGCGGTAACATCGATCTTTCAGTAGGTTCCGTAATCTGTCTTGCAGGCAGTATCGGTGCCATCATTATGGACAAGAATATACCGTGGCCCGTTGCAGTAGCAGTAATGCTCTTCATCGGTCTCGTAGTCGGTATCTGGCACGGTTTCTGGATCGCATATGTAAAGGTTCCTCCTTTCATCGCTACACTCGTAGGCATGCTCGCGTTCAGAGGTCTCGCTAACATCATCATGCAGGGTAAGGACGTTCCTGTTGAGAACAAGTCATTCCTAAACTTCTTCGGCGGCAGCGATTCCTGCTACATCCCTGATTTCCTTGCAAAAGTAGGCAAGCCGATCGTTATCGGAGATACAACTCTTAATAAGACTTGTATGGTTTTCGCAATCCTTCTTGCGATCGGACTCGTTCTTTTCACATTCATCAACCGCGCAAGACTTATCAGCAAGGGCTATAAGGTAGATAACATCATTACAGTTATCATCAAGACGATCATCATCGCAGCTGTTATCGTATGGTTCGGATATAAGCTCGCTTGCTACAAGGGTATTCCTACAGCATTCGTCTGGATCGCCCTCGTACTCGGAATCTTTGCTTACATCACAACAAAGACAACATTGGGTAGAAACCTCTATGCTGTCGGCGGCAACGAAAAGGCTACAAGACTTTCCGGTATCGATACCAGAAAGGTTATGTTCAGCGCTTACACACTCATGGGTGTCCTCGCAGGTCTTGCAGGTATCCTCGTAATCGCAAGAGGCCAGAAGGCCAGCCCTACGATCGGTGTAGGTTTCGAAATGGACGCTATCGCAGCATGCTTCATCGGCGGCGCTTCCGCATACGGCGGAACTGGTTCCATCGGCGGTGTTATCATCGGTGCTGCTTTGATGGGTATCATCAACCAGGGCATGTCCATCGCAGACACACCTGTCAACTATCAGAAGGTTGTTAAGGGTATCGTTCTTATCCTCGCAGTTCTCTTCGACGTCATGATGCAGATGAAGAGAAAGGGAGCTAAGAAGGCCAAGAATGTTGCAGCTTCAGAGAAGGGAGGTGCTAACGTATGA
- a CDS encoding monosaccharide ABC transporter ATP-binding protein (CUT2 family): MAKVLLQMNSITKTFPGVKALDNVNLSVEEGEIHALVGENGAGKSTLMNVLSGIYPHGTYEGDIIYDGEVCEFHNIKDSEKKGIVIIHQELALIPYMTIGENMFLGNEQGSKWCIDWNKTYAEADKYLEMVGLEDSSKTLIKDIGTGKQQLVEIAKALAKHARLLILDEPTSSLNETDSRALLDLMKKLKSEGMTMIIISHKLNEVSYVADKITVVRDGSTIETLDAAVDDISETRIIKGMVGREITDRFPKRHDVALGDVMMEVRDWTVYHPEFSERKVCDGVNINVRAGEVVGIYGLMGAGRTELAMSVFGRSYGIGISGTLKLRGEQVVLKSPKQAIEAGLAYVTEDRKGNGLVLSNSILRNTTLANLKGVSKGIFIDKDQETAVAQEYVGKLRTKTPSVEQLVGNLSGGNQQKVLLAKWMFANPDVLILDEPTRGIDVGAKYEIYCIINDLAKAGKSVIMISSELPEVIGMSDRIYIMNQAKIVGEMDAAVATQENIMACIVGVSGEKNSADGKGSEA; this comes from the coding sequence ATGGCAAAAGTTTTGCTTCAAATGAATAGCATAACCAAAACTTTTCCGGGCGTTAAAGCTCTCGACAACGTCAACCTTAGTGTTGAAGAGGGGGAGATTCACGCGCTGGTCGGCGAGAACGGTGCCGGTAAATCGACATTGATGAACGTTCTCAGCGGTATCTATCCGCATGGCACCTACGAAGGCGACATTATATACGACGGCGAAGTTTGCGAATTTCATAACATTAAAGATTCCGAGAAAAAGGGAATCGTTATCATCCACCAGGAGCTCGCGCTGATCCCTTACATGACGATCGGCGAGAACATGTTCCTCGGAAATGAACAGGGAAGTAAATGGTGTATCGACTGGAATAAGACCTATGCAGAGGCAGACAAGTACCTCGAGATGGTAGGTCTTGAAGATTCATCGAAAACACTTATTAAAGATATTGGTACAGGTAAGCAGCAGCTCGTTGAGATCGCTAAGGCTTTGGCTAAGCATGCCAGACTCCTTATCCTGGACGAGCCTACTTCTTCACTTAACGAAACAGATTCAAGAGCACTTCTTGACCTCATGAAGAAGCTTAAGAGCGAGGGAATGACGATGATCATCATCTCCCACAAGCTCAACGAAGTTTCTTATGTAGCAGATAAGATCACGGTTGTAAGAGACGGTTCCACGATCGAGACACTCGACGCTGCAGTTGATGATATCTCTGAGACGAGGATCATCAAGGGCATGGTAGGCCGTGAAATCACTGACCGTTTCCCGAAGCGTCACGATGTTGCTTTGGGTGACGTCATGATGGAAGTCAGAGACTGGACAGTCTATCACCCTGAATTCTCCGAGAGAAAGGTCTGCGACGGAGTTAACATTAACGTACGTGCAGGCGAAGTCGTAGGTATCTACGGACTCATGGGCGCAGGCAGAACAGAGCTTGCAATGAGTGTTTTCGGAAGATCCTACGGTATCGGTATTTCCGGCACCTTAAAGCTCAGAGGAGAACAGGTAGTATTAAAGAGCCCTAAGCAGGCTATCGAAGCAGGTCTTGCTTATGTTACGGAAGACCGTAAGGGTAACGGACTCGTTTTGTCCAACTCTATCTTGAGAAATACGACACTTGCTAATCTTAAGGGCGTAAGCAAGGGTATCTTCATTGATAAGGATCAGGAGACAGCAGTTGCACAGGAATACGTCGGCAAGCTCAGAACGAAGACACCTTCTGTCGAGCAGCTCGTTGGCAATCTCTCAGGCGGTAACCAGCAGAAAGTCCTCCTCGCTAAGTGGATGTTTGCTAATCCGGATGTTCTCATTCTTGACGAACCTACAAGAGGTATCGACGTAGGTGCCAAGTATGAAATCTACTGCATCATCAACGATCTCGCAAAAGCAGGCAAGTCAGTAATCATGATCTCTTCCGAGCTTCCTGAAGTTATCGGAATGAGCGACAGGATCTACATCATGAACCAGGCTAAGATCGTAGGCGAGATGGATGCTGCCGTAGCAACACAGGAAAACATCATGGCTTGCATCGTAGGTGTAAGCGGTGAGAAGAATAGCGCTGACGGCAAAGGAAGTGAGGCATAA
- a CDS encoding MoxR-like ATPase yields the protein MAEQLVMNINVDELARSGAIINKIRTYYNSKIVGQSQLGVSLLVSMIANGHILLESVPGLAKTTAAKVMTEAVGGSFSRVQCTPDLLPSDIIGTQTFNMTNNTFETKIGPVYANFLLLDEINRSSAKTQSAMLEAMQERSISIGGQTYKLPPVFIVIATQNPIEQEGTYELSEAQQDRFLLKEIITYPNTNEEVEILNRIESDVFRGTNAVATIEDIEFLQDLCKRVYISPAIKKYIVDIVQATRDPKRYISANLADYVAMGSSTRAAIAFMEVSKAVALIQGRAYVTPDDVKAMRHEVMRHRIMLNFAAIADGVKEESIIDAIVGAIVTP from the coding sequence ATGGCTGAACAACTCGTAATGAACATCAATGTTGATGAGCTGGCAAGATCAGGCGCCATCATTAACAAAATCAGGACTTACTACAACTCCAAGATCGTAGGTCAGTCACAGCTCGGAGTATCGCTCCTTGTTTCCATGATCGCCAACGGTCATATCCTTTTGGAGTCCGTTCCGGGTCTTGCAAAGACTACTGCAGCAAAGGTCATGACTGAAGCTGTAGGCGGATCTTTTTCGAGAGTTCAGTGTACGCCTGACCTTCTGCCTTCCGACATCATCGGTACGCAGACATTCAACATGACAAATAACACGTTCGAGACAAAGATCGGACCTGTTTATGCCAACTTCCTTCTCTTGGACGAGATCAACCGTTCATCTGCAAAGACACAGTCTGCGATGCTCGAAGCCATGCAGGAGAGATCCATCAGTATCGGTGGCCAGACATATAAGCTCCCGCCGGTTTTCATCGTTATCGCTACACAGAACCCTATCGAGCAGGAAGGTACTTACGAGCTTTCCGAAGCGCAGCAGGACAGATTCCTTTTGAAGGAGATCATCACATATCCTAATACCAATGAGGAAGTCGAGATCCTGAACAGGATCGAGAGCGATGTCTTCAGAGGCACAAACGCTGTTGCTACTATCGAAGATATCGAGTTCTTACAGGACCTCTGCAAGAGAGTTTATATCTCACCTGCTATCAAGAAGTACATCGTTGATATCGTTCAGGCAACGAGAGATCCGAAGAGATACATTTCCGCTAACCTGGCAGACTATGTTGCAATGGGTTCTTCCACACGTGCAGCCATCGCGTTCATGGAAGTTTCCAAGGCAGTTGCGCTCATCCAGGGCAGAGCTTATGTTACACCTGACGACGTTAAGGCAATGCGCCACGAAGTAATGCGTCACAGGATCATGCTTAACTTCGCCGCTATCGCAGACGGCGTTAAGGAAGAGTCCATCATCGATGCTATTGTCGGAGCAATCGTTACTCCATGA
- a CDS encoding Ca-activated chloride channel family protein — MAIICVALLVIKRKGVMPYVRQVLIVLILFAINLRPMYISDEVKVIRQKLNCYCIIVLDDTLSMMAEDVDGFEEEKRTRMDRAKEDIEYIQKNLVGAKFCIIDFNNDVNLICPFTDDNKYIKDSVDAIKPIVDYHATGTNINCCKKLLGQMINDAKLLNDGHVVVFFLSDGENTDDHRLDNFSDIAQGIEGGAIMGYGTTKGGQMHYYDELHDEWVLVEDKRNYPYEPAVSKIDEKNLKSLSLDLGIEYVHMDDPEDLDGTIENIMKLLDAETEETTEYGYADIYYWFVIPLAVLVAYEFISVKRRA, encoded by the coding sequence ATGGCCATCATCTGCGTAGCGCTCCTCGTAATAAAGAGGAAGGGCGTAATGCCTTATGTCCGTCAGGTGCTTATCGTGCTGATCCTTTTCGCGATCAACTTAAGACCTATGTACATTTCTGACGAGGTCAAGGTAATCAGACAGAAGCTCAACTGCTACTGCATCATCGTTTTGGACGACACTCTTTCCATGATGGCAGAAGACGTCGACGGCTTTGAAGAAGAAAAGCGCACACGTATGGACAGGGCAAAAGAAGACATCGAATACATCCAGAAGAACCTGGTCGGTGCCAAGTTCTGCATCATCGATTTCAATAATGACGTTAACCTCATCTGCCCGTTCACGGACGACAACAAATACATCAAGGATTCCGTCGATGCGATAAAGCCCATCGTTGACTATCACGCAACAGGTACGAACATCAACTGCTGCAAGAAGCTCTTAGGCCAGATGATCAACGATGCCAAGCTCTTAAACGACGGTCACGTTGTTGTATTCTTCCTCTCCGACGGCGAAAATACCGACGACCACAGACTCGATAATTTCTCCGATATCGCACAGGGAATCGAAGGCGGCGCCATCATGGGCTACGGCACAACAAAGGGCGGCCAGATGCACTACTACGACGAGCTCCACGACGAGTGGGTACTCGTAGAAGATAAGAGAAACTATCCTTATGAGCCGGCCGTTTCCAAGATCGACGAAAAGAACCTCAAGTCACTTTCATTGGATCTTGGTATCGAATATGTCCACATGGACGATCCCGAAGATCTTGACGGCACTATCGAAAACATAATGAAGCTTCTCGATGCTGAGACAGAAGAGACAACAGAGTACGGATATGCAGACATTTACTATTGGTTCGTTATCCCGCTCGCTGTCCTTGTTGCTTATGAATTCATAAGCGTAAAGAGGAGGGCGTAA
- a CDS encoding tetratricopeptide repeat protein: MRNGLLKKIAIAVWIVTALFLAILVINYYGNRKLIERYGEGVYQQNELGFLGFTQPYINHFNRGNIFFQLGDYQKAKQEYQSALNLKPDDPYDCKVRVNYALAYVKPIDPDKITEDNYKDVIETCETAKSILSEKDCATENNDGHYYAAQKLYNEINAFIESLKNQFENEPTPTPSPTPSPSPEQEDGASPTPTPTSKPDGDATETPTPTPSPSPAPDEGTPTPTPTPSGQPEPTPGGETPTPPLPSGDTPTPSAGTPTPTPGGEGTNTPTPTPGGEGTGTPTPTPGGEGQGTPTPTPGDDGGNQPDGGNGQPEPTKSPVDRIREIQNRGNQERTGGGGSGNGNNDYNYGDSASW; the protein is encoded by the coding sequence ATGCGTAACGGTCTGTTAAAGAAAATCGCGATCGCAGTCTGGATCGTAACGGCTCTGTTCCTCGCCATCCTGGTTATCAATTACTATGGCAACAGAAAACTCATCGAAAGATACGGCGAAGGAGTCTACCAGCAGAACGAGCTCGGATTCTTAGGCTTCACACAGCCTTATATAAACCACTTCAACAGAGGCAACATCTTCTTCCAGTTAGGTGATTACCAGAAGGCGAAGCAGGAATATCAGTCAGCATTGAACCTCAAGCCCGATGATCCCTACGACTGCAAGGTCAGAGTAAACTATGCCCTCGCATACGTTAAGCCCATCGATCCCGACAAAATCACAGAGGACAATTATAAGGACGTAATCGAGACATGCGAGACAGCAAAGTCCATCCTCTCCGAGAAGGACTGCGCGACCGAGAATAACGACGGTCACTACTATGCTGCCCAGAAGCTCTATAACGAGATCAATGCATTCATTGAATCTCTGAAGAACCAGTTCGAAAATGAGCCGACGCCGACACCGTCGCCTACTCCTTCTCCTTCACCTGAGCAAGAAGACGGTGCTTCACCTACGCCCACTCCGACATCAAAGCCGGACGGCGATGCTACAGAAACACCTACACCGACACCCAGTCCTTCACCTGCACCTGATGAAGGAACACCTACGCCTACACCTACGCCGAGCGGCCAACCCGAACCTACACCCGGCGGAGAAACACCTACACCGCCGCTTCCCAGTGGTGATACTCCTACACCGAGTGCAGGAACACCCACACCTACACCAGGCGGCGAAGGAACAAATACACCTACTCCGACACCAGGTGGCGAGGGAACAGGAACGCCCACACCTACACCCGGCGGTGAAGGCCAGGGAACACCTACGCCTACTCCGGGCGACGACGGCGGCAACCAGCCTGACGGCGGCAACGGACAGCCTGAACCTACAAAGTCTCCTGTCGACAGGATCCGTGAGATCCAGAACAGGGGTAACCAGGAGCGTACCGGCGGCGGCGGCAGTGGCAATGGCAACAACGACTACAACTACGGCGATTCCGCAAGCTGGTAA
- a CDS encoding BadM/Rrf2 family transcriptional regulator: MVVSTKGRYALRVMIDIAKYGKDSYVTLSGIAERQHLSEKYLESIIKMLVKEGLVKGLRGKNGGYKLSRDAKEITAWDIISVTENDFYVVACMDPSAPKCDRESSCVTLPMWKDFSATMKEFFEKYTIAELADKEQ; this comes from the coding sequence ATGGTCGTATCAACAAAAGGACGCTACGCTCTCCGCGTAATGATTGATATCGCAAAATACGGCAAGGACTCTTATGTCACGTTAAGCGGCATCGCCGAAAGGCAGCACCTGTCCGAGAAATATCTCGAGTCGATCATTAAGATGCTCGTAAAAGAAGGCCTGGTTAAGGGCCTCCGCGGCAAGAACGGCGGATACAAGCTCTCCCGCGATGCCAAGGAAATCACTGCATGGGACATCATCTCCGTCACCGAGAACGACTTCTACGTTGTCGCCTGCATGGACCCTTCCGCTCCCAAGTGTGACCGCGAAAGCTCCTGCGTCACTCTCCCGATGTGGAAGGACTTTTCCGCCACGATGAAGGAGTTTTTCGAGAAGTACACTATTGCCGAGCTCGCTGACAAAGAGCAGTAA
- a CDS encoding putative multiple sugar transport system permease protein encodes MNDFSMKNVLKKNVMTIALFGIYVLFVILAFTLKSTNMLEPSIVTSLIEQNAYVFVLGAGMLMCMLTGGNIDLSVGSVVCFVGAIVGLFSVENRIITSSYPVPVVLLIALGVGVAYGSLLGYLIAYVRIPPWIATLAGYLAFRGLGTQILTKASETNAISLPNTVAAGELSDIFSGRLFETDWGVINIPCVVIGALAVGAIFFLNMRSRHAKVIKGYDVEPKWFTILKSTIIGLVIMFFAIEFAYDGGLPIVVLWIAGILIIYGIITEKTVIGRHFMTVGGNAEAARLSGINNKRVMFFAYLNMALLTVIAALIVTVRTGAANSFAGQEYELDAIAACIVGGVSAYGGAGTIIGMVVGATLIGVINQGMSLIGVDQNWIKIVKGLVLLAAVVFDIVTKDKASKRKAPVKVKAHEVDEALAKAQADLEKAIEEAANEAAERTASTADEGAVTTDS; translated from the coding sequence ATGAATGACTTCAGCATGAAGAATGTTCTCAAAAAGAACGTAATGACAATAGCACTTTTCGGAATTTACGTTTTATTCGTTATCTTAGCGTTTACTCTCAAGAGCACCAACATGCTCGAACCGTCGATCGTAACTTCGCTCATCGAGCAGAACGCTTACGTATTCGTCCTCGGTGCAGGTATGCTCATGTGTATGCTTACCGGTGGTAACATCGACTTGTCCGTTGGTTCAGTCGTTTGCTTCGTCGGTGCGATCGTCGGACTTTTCTCCGTCGAAAACAGAATCATCACCTCAAGCTACCCTGTTCCGGTCGTTCTCCTTATCGCTTTAGGCGTAGGTGTCGCATACGGTTCACTCCTCGGCTACCTCATCGCTTACGTAAGAATACCTCCGTGGATCGCAACCCTCGCAGGCTACCTCGCTTTCCGTGGCCTTGGTACACAGATTCTTACAAAGGCATCTGAAACAAACGCAATCTCTCTTCCTAACACTGTTGCAGCAGGCGAGTTGTCTGATATCTTCAGCGGAAGACTTTTCGAGACAGACTGGGGCGTAATTAATATTCCCTGCGTTGTGATCGGTGCTTTGGCTGTTGGCGCAATCTTCTTCCTCAACATGAGATCACGCCACGCAAAGGTTATTAAGGGCTACGATGTAGAACCTAAATGGTTCACTATCCTTAAGAGCACCATCATCGGTCTCGTAATCATGTTCTTTGCTATCGAGTTCGCATATGACGGAGGTCTTCCTATAGTAGTCCTCTGGATCGCAGGCATCCTCATCATCTACGGAATCATCACAGAGAAGACAGTCATCGGCCGTCACTTCATGACAGTCGGCGGCAATGCCGAAGCAGCAAGACTTTCCGGTATCAACAACAAGCGCGTAATGTTCTTTGCTTACCTCAATATGGCGCTCCTCACAGTTATCGCCGCTTTGATCGTAACAGTCAGAACAGGTGCCGCAAACTCCTTTGCAGGTCAGGAATACGAGCTTGATGCTATCGCAGCTTGTATCGTCGGCGGCGTTTCCGCTTACGGTGGTGCAGGAACCATCATTGGAATGGTAGTCGGCGCTACATTGATCGGTGTCATCAACCAGGGCATGTCCCTCATCGGTGTTGACCAGAACTGGATCAAGATCGTTAAAGGTCTGGTACTCCTCGCTGCCGTTGTATTCGATATCGTTACAAAGGATAAGGCATCAAAGAGGAAAGCTCCTGTTAAGGTTAAGGCACATGAAGTTGACGAGGCTTTGGCAAAGGCCCAGGCAGATCTCGAAAAGGCCATTGAAGAGGCCGCGAATGAAGCCGCTGAGCGCACAGCCTCAACCGCTGACGAAGGAGCAGTTACAACAGATTCTTAA